The following proteins are encoded in a genomic region of [Eubacterium] hominis:
- a CDS encoding sulfite exporter TauE/SafE family protein, whose protein sequence is MLFKFVICFIAGIGAGLGTGFAGMSAAAVISPMLIAFLGMPAYEAVGIALASDVLASAVSAYTYGKNKNLDIKNGIVMMITVLIFTMVGSYISSLVPNDAMGGFSTFMTLLLGIKFIVRPVMTTKEAMGDVDPKKRFIQSVLCGILIGFICGFIGAGGGMMMLLILTSVLGYELKTAVGTSVFIMTFTALTGAVSHFMIGGAPDVWALVFCIASTLLWARIAALFANKAKPITLNRATGIVLTVLGLGIIAVNYL, encoded by the coding sequence ATGTTATTTAAGTTTGTAATTTGTTTTATCGCCGGTATTGGCGCTGGTTTAGGTACTGGTTTTGCGGGAATGAGTGCTGCGGCTGTCATTTCTCCCATGCTCATTGCATTTCTAGGAATGCCTGCCTATGAAGCCGTTGGTATCGCTTTGGCATCGGATGTCTTAGCCAGTGCAGTTTCTGCTTATACATATGGAAAGAATAAAAATTTAGATATCAAAAATGGTATCGTGATGATGATTACCGTATTGATTTTCACAATGGTAGGAAGTTATATTTCTTCCCTTGTGCCAAATGATGCCATGGGTGGTTTCTCTACCTTTATGACATTGTTGCTAGGTATTAAATTTATTGTACGACCAGTTATGACAACCAAAGAAGCCATGGGCGATGTTGATCCAAAGAAACGGTTTATACAATCTGTTTTATGTGGCATCCTGATTGGATTTATCTGTGGATTCATTGGCGCAGGCGGTGGTATGATGATGCTGTTGATTTTAACCAGTGTCCTTGGCTATGAATTAAAAACAGCAGTAGGTACCAGCGTATTCATTATGACATTTACCGCATTAACTGGAGCTGTTTCTCACTTTATGATTGGTGGAGCGCCTGATGTATGGGCACTTGTATTCTGTATTGCTTCTACACTGTTATGGGCAAGAATTGCGGCATTATTTGCGAATAAAGCCAAACCTATTACATTGAATCGTGCAACTGGTATCGTTTTAACAGTGTTAGGATTAGGTATCATTGCGGTAAATTATCTATAA
- a CDS encoding MarR family transcriptional regulator yields the protein MQSEFLFNISLIKHLYDQHMETVVQAYDIKRKELDILLFLANNPGYDTASDIIHRRGIAKSHVSTSVQHLIEKGLIYTDKLEGDKKKIHLHLFPDADAIIQEGREAQKKFYHVLIKDFTKEEVMTLQKLFKKIEHNMQNAGK from the coding sequence ATGCAAAGTGAATTTCTTTTTAATATCTCTTTAATCAAGCATTTGTATGATCAGCATATGGAAACTGTTGTACAAGCTTACGATATCAAACGAAAAGAACTGGATATCCTGTTGTTTCTTGCCAATAATCCCGGTTATGATACTGCCAGCGATATCATTCATCGTCGTGGAATTGCGAAGTCCCATGTTTCCACATCCGTACAACATCTGATTGAAAAAGGCCTGATCTACACTGATAAACTAGAAGGTGATAAGAAAAAAATCCATCTTCATTTATTTCCTGATGCTGATGCAATCATACAGGAGGGACGAGAGGCGCAGAAGAAGTTTTATCATGTATTAATCAAAGATTTCACAAAAGAAGAAGTCATGACACTTCAAAAACTGTTTAAAAAGATTGAACATAATATGCAAAATGCGGGTAAATAA
- a CDS encoding uracil-DNA glycosylase: MKSWDEFFTQEEAQPYYQQLMQFLEEEYKTKTIFPPKEDLFTCFKACPYEDVKVVMLGQDPYHEVGQAHGLCFSVRKGVKIPPSLRNMYKELKTDLDIDMPSHGYLIDWAKQGVFMMNAVMSVVEGKAGSHQKKGWETFTDHAIQALNEHESGIVFLLWGNWAQKKAELITNPQHKIITSAHPSPLSASRGFFGSRPFSKTNAYLKEMGRTPIEWKIEE, translated from the coding sequence ATGAAATCATGGGATGAATTTTTTACACAGGAAGAAGCACAGCCGTATTATCAACAGTTGATGCAGTTTCTGGAAGAAGAATATAAGACAAAAACAATCTTCCCACCAAAGGAGGATTTATTTACCTGTTTCAAGGCATGTCCTTATGAAGATGTAAAAGTTGTGATGCTAGGACAAGATCCCTATCATGAAGTAGGGCAGGCCCATGGATTGTGCTTTTCAGTAAGAAAAGGTGTGAAGATACCACCAAGTTTACGAAATATGTATAAAGAATTAAAAACAGATTTGGATATCGATATGCCATCACATGGCTATTTGATTGACTGGGCGAAGCAGGGTGTGTTTATGATGAATGCGGTAATGAGTGTGGTGGAAGGAAAAGCTGGTTCCCATCAGAAAAAAGGCTGGGAAACATTTACAGACCATGCAATTCAGGCGTTGAACGAACATGAAAGTGGTATTGTATTTTTATTGTGGGGAAACTGGGCACAGAAGAAAGCAGAACTGATTACCAATCCCCAGCATAAGATCATCACCTCTGCACATCCATCACCATTAAGCGCAAGTCGAGGTTTCTTTGGCAGCCGTCCTTTTTCAAAAACCAATGCGTATTTAAAAGAAATGGGCAGAACACCGATAGAATGGAAGATTGAAGAATGA
- a CDS encoding bifunctional folylpolyglutamate synthase/dihydrofolate synthase produces the protein MKFTCADEVVAQIEQRKNRGYGLEHFKKYMDTLGNPQGQLKTIHIAGTNGKGSTTNDIRSVLQEAGYTVGSFTSPYMITHYDRIRINDVYIDEQEFLDISNAHYEEWMKWDLSMFEIDTCIAILYFLKHQVDYCVFEVGMGGRLDSTNILRPMVSIITNIGLDHMEFLGDTKEKIANEKAGIIKSGIDLITGEHDAGCLAVFQKHVTDAGSEMFITGDITNLKEYPDGIVFDYGSYAQVHLQSHAAYQSKNAALCIEVIDYLNRKQRISVNEAQLRSGLKKANWIGRFEIIQEKPLLLLDGAHNAHGIKALVESLQGHENIRVIFSVLKDKNFEEMLDILETLTSDIVVTPFYNERALDVHVLEKRGHIRYEKDYRCAIKDAMAQGKDCVVTGSLYFISEVRNYIYKELK, from the coding sequence ATGAAGTTTACATGTGCAGATGAGGTTGTAGCGCAAATTGAACAGCGTAAAAACAGAGGATATGGATTAGAACATTTTAAAAAATATATGGATACTCTGGGAAATCCACAGGGACAGTTAAAAACGATTCATATCGCAGGAACCAATGGAAAAGGATCTACCACCAACGATATCCGCAGTGTGCTGCAAGAAGCAGGATATACGGTTGGCAGTTTTACTTCTCCCTATATGATTACGCATTATGATCGTATCCGTATCAACGATGTATATATTGATGAACAGGAGTTTCTGGATATCAGCAATGCCCATTATGAAGAATGGATGAAATGGGATTTAAGCATGTTTGAGATTGACACATGTATTGCGATATTGTATTTTTTGAAACATCAGGTGGATTATTGTGTATTTGAAGTAGGTATGGGTGGTAGACTGGATTCTACCAATATCTTAAGACCGATGGTATCCATCATTACCAATATCGGCTTAGATCATATGGAGTTTCTGGGGGATACCAAAGAGAAAATCGCAAATGAAAAGGCGGGTATTATAAAATCTGGTATTGATTTGATTACTGGAGAACATGATGCAGGCTGTCTTGCGGTGTTTCAAAAACATGTGACAGATGCTGGAAGTGAAATGTTTATCACAGGGGATATTACCAATTTGAAGGAATATCCTGATGGTATCGTGTTTGATTATGGAAGCTACGCACAAGTACATTTACAAAGCCATGCGGCTTATCAAAGTAAAAATGCGGCATTATGTATAGAAGTGATTGATTATCTGAATCGTAAACAAAGGATATCTGTAAATGAAGCACAGCTTCGTTCAGGGTTAAAAAAGGCAAACTGGATCGGGCGTTTTGAAATCATACAGGAAAAACCATTATTGTTGTTGGATGGGGCACATAATGCACATGGTATCAAAGCACTTGTGGAAAGTCTGCAGGGGCATGAAAACATTCGTGTGATTTTTTCAGTATTGAAAGATAAAAACTTTGAAGAAATGCTGGATATACTTGAAACATTAACAAGCGATATCGTGGTAACTCCATTTTATAATGAACGTGCATTAGATGTACATGTGCTGGAAAAGCGTGGACATATCCGATATGAAAAAGATTATCGATGTGCAATTAAAGATGCCATGGCACAGGGAAAAGATTGTGTTGTGACGGGTTCATTGTATTTTATTAGTGAAGTTAGAAATTACATATATAAAGAGCTTAAATAA
- a CDS encoding carbohydrate kinase produces MILCIGQSAYDITYVIHEDLIENQKYRIYETMECVGAPATNAASLCAKWQEDSALISRVGNDLYGEKILQTLRAQGVDTRFIKELEDFKTPVSTIIAHAENGSRTIFNCPGELHPCEFQYPSSCDVILLDGHEMEASLEALTRFPDAISVLDAGTCKEETRLLGAMVDHLVCSQDFARQYSGITIDKENPQSVVDTFVSLRKLNKKQIVVTLGEDGLLYGKGNEIIHLPAFKVKALDTTGAGDIFHGAYAYGVMKKWDMEKILKVASATAALSTEKLGGNVAIPALEDVEKMIKKE; encoded by the coding sequence ATGATTTTATGTATAGGACAGAGTGCATATGATATTACGTATGTGATTCATGAAGATTTGATAGAAAACCAAAAGTATCGTATTTATGAAACGATGGAATGTGTGGGAGCACCTGCGACCAATGCTGCCAGTCTTTGTGCGAAATGGCAGGAGGATAGTGCGTTAATTTCCAGAGTAGGAAACGATCTTTATGGAGAAAAGATTTTACAGACATTAAGAGCACAGGGCGTGGATACTCGTTTTATAAAGGAACTAGAAGATTTTAAAACACCTGTGTCCACGATTATTGCCCATGCGGAAAATGGCAGTCGTACAATTTTTAACTGTCCGGGTGAATTACATCCATGTGAATTTCAATATCCTTCTTCCTGTGATGTAATTTTATTAGATGGTCATGAAATGGAGGCAAGCTTAGAGGCATTGACACGTTTTCCTGATGCGATATCTGTACTTGATGCAGGTACGTGCAAAGAAGAAACACGCTTATTAGGCGCTATGGTAGATCATCTGGTTTGTTCACAGGATTTTGCCCGTCAATATAGTGGCATCACTATTGATAAAGAAAACCCACAAAGTGTTGTGGATACCTTTGTGAGCTTGAGAAAATTAAATAAGAAACAAATTGTTGTTACCCTTGGAGAAGATGGCTTATTATATGGAAAAGGGAATGAAATCATACATTTACCGGCATTTAAAGTAAAGGCTTTGGATACAACAGGTGCGGGAGATATTTTTCATGGCGCCTATGCCTATGGTGTGATGAAGAAATGGGATATGGAAAAAATCTTAAAAGTTGCCAGTGCCACAGCAGCATTATCCACAGAAAAGCTGGGTGGCAATGTTGCAATTCCTGCTTTAGAAGATGTGGAAAAGATGATAAAAAAGGAATGA
- a CDS encoding folate family ECF transporter S component: protein MNFAHECLSVPSLIKESMKENKKVKSICGCAMLTALNVSVGALYIPISPTLRIGFSSVFAGVSGMVYGPMLTGFAGVIADTLKYMIRPDGPYFPGFAINEFLTGFIYGCFFYKKKITLPRVIIARAVITIFINLILTSLWLNILYQSPLFTMIRLIKNIVMFPVDVAILYFALKGAQRVNLK from the coding sequence ATGAACTTTGCACATGAATGTTTATCAGTACCCAGTCTGATCAAAGAATCTATGAAGGAAAATAAAAAGGTAAAATCCATTTGTGGATGTGCCATGTTAACAGCATTAAATGTTTCCGTTGGTGCCTTGTATATCCCGATTTCCCCAACCCTTCGCATTGGCTTCTCCAGTGTATTTGCCGGTGTGAGCGGTATGGTTTATGGGCCAATGTTGACAGGTTTTGCCGGTGTGATCGCAGATACATTAAAGTATATGATCCGCCCAGATGGTCCTTATTTTCCTGGCTTTGCCATTAATGAATTTTTAACTGGCTTTATTTATGGATGTTTCTTTTATAAAAAGAAAATCACATTACCAAGAGTCATTATTGCACGTGCAGTAATTACCATCTTTATCAACCTGATTCTAACCTCCCTATGGTTGAATATCCTGTATCAATCCCCTTTATTCACAATGATTCGTTTAATCAAAAACATTGTGATGTTCCCTGTTGATGTCGCTATTTTATATTTTGCGTTAAAGGGTGCACAACGGGTAAACCTGAAATAG
- a CDS encoding DUF1801 domain-containing protein yields the protein MKKNEQNVHTYIQSFPAHVQVKLQKLREIIKQCDPDVEEKIAWGVPTFYDHGYLLQIAAYQTYIGFYTNPEALQHFEKRLAPYKTNHKNTTHLPLDVDIDETLIKDMVTYCVQMNRKKSK from the coding sequence ATGAAAAAAAATGAACAAAATGTCCATACCTATATACAAAGCTTTCCTGCTCATGTACAAGTAAAGCTACAGAAATTAAGAGAGATTATAAAACAGTGCGATCCTGATGTAGAGGAAAAAATCGCTTGGGGTGTTCCTACCTTTTATGACCATGGCTACCTTCTTCAGATTGCTGCTTATCAAACATATATTGGATTTTACACAAATCCTGAAGCCTTACAACACTTTGAAAAACGACTTGCCCCATATAAAACCAATCATAAAAACACAACGCATCTACCTTTAGATGTTGACATTGATGAAACACTTATCAAGGATATGGTCACGTATTGTGTACAGATGAATCGAAAGAAATCTAAGTAA
- a CDS encoding fructose bisphosphate aldolase: MLKEQLERMQHGLGFIAALDQSGGSTPKALRLYGINETQYHNDEEMFDLIHEMRTRIITSPVFTSEHILAAILFENTMDRKICGEYSADYLWNVKGILPILKVDKGLAPLENGVQLMKPITNLDELLIKAKQRHIFGTKMRSVIKEANPQGIAEIVEQQFAIAHQIALAGFIPILEPEVDIHAPDKKECEVLLKEEIINHLSMLDDNIHIMFKLTIPDTPDFYRALMSDPHVVRIVALSGGYTRQEANDKLAQNHGLIASFSRALTQGLHIDQSDEDFNALLKTSITSIYEASIL, from the coding sequence ATGTTAAAAGAACAGTTAGAACGCATGCAGCATGGTCTTGGCTTTATCGCAGCTCTTGATCAAAGCGGAGGCAGCACACCAAAAGCATTACGTCTGTATGGCATTAATGAAACACAATATCATAACGATGAGGAAATGTTTGATTTAATTCATGAAATGCGTACCCGCATCATTACGAGTCCTGTATTTACAAGCGAACACATTCTGGCAGCCATCTTATTTGAAAATACGATGGATCGTAAAATCTGTGGTGAATATAGCGCAGATTATTTATGGAATGTGAAAGGAATCCTGCCAATCTTAAAGGTGGATAAAGGGCTGGCACCACTTGAAAATGGTGTACAGTTAATGAAACCTATTACCAATCTGGATGAGTTATTGATCAAAGCAAAACAACGTCATATCTTCGGCACAAAGATGCGTTCTGTAATTAAGGAAGCCAATCCACAAGGCATCGCAGAAATTGTAGAGCAGCAGTTCGCAATTGCTCATCAAATTGCTCTGGCTGGCTTTATCCCAATTCTGGAACCAGAAGTTGATATTCATGCACCAGATAAAAAGGAATGTGAGGTATTATTGAAGGAAGAAATCATCAATCATTTATCTATGCTGGATGACAATATCCATATCATGTTTAAATTAACGATTCCAGATACACCAGATTTCTATCGTGCCTTAATGAGTGATCCTCATGTTGTACGTATTGTGGCTTTATCCGGCGGATATACCCGTCAGGAAGCAAATGATAAACTAGCACAGAATCATGGCTTAATCGCAAGTTTCTCCCGTGCATTAACACAAGGATTGCACATTGATCAAAGTGATGAAGATTTCAATGCATTATTAAAAACTTCTATCACTTCCATTTATGAAGCATCTATCTTATAA
- a CDS encoding calcium-translocating P-type ATPase, PMCA-type yields MEPYLKSKEEVLKELLSSHEGLSKEEAEKRLQEHGYNRLKEAKKDSFFKRLMKQLSDPMIIVLIAAAVVSAITSAYAHESFADVFIILFVVIVNAILGMYQESKAEKAIEALKKMSAAKSKVYRDGQLCVVPSEALCVGDVIALEAGDALPADVRVLEAASLKVEESALTGESVPVEKFDHVLNNDEKTIPLGDRKNMMYMGSSVVYGRGLAVVTAIGMDSEMGKIADAINQSKEEATPLQLKLNQLSKILSYGVLGICVLIFVFALMRNHDVSAPVLIDTFMLAVSLAVAAIPEGLAAVVTVQLAIGVTRMSKQHAVIRQLTAVETLGCTQIICSDKTGTLTQNKMTVVDHYGKDEELLACAMSLCSDAQVSDDGVKGEPTEVALVEYGEKFFHKNDKLKEMPRIKEAPFDSMRKMMTTIHEQRNHTYIQFSKGAPDVLLSRCDYYIENNMVKPLDDIKRQEIMAQNKAFADQALRVLAAGYQIYDTKEALKDNVLDMEQHLIFIGLCGMIDPIREEVKGAISECKQAGIRPVMITGDHIDTAVAIAKQLGILKDKSQAITGAQLDEMSDEEFKEKIAQYCVYARVQPEHKVRIVDAWKAQGKVVSMSGDGVNDAPSIKRADIGVGMGITGTDVTKNVADMVLADDNFATIVSAVGEGRRIYDNIKKAIQFLLSSNISEVVSIFTATMLGFTILKPVHILWVNLLTDTFPALALGMEDKEDDIMSRPPRPKEEGLFADKMAFDVIFQGIMISVITLVAYFVGHYIETGVFEITESLDGMTMAFLTMSMTEIFHSFNMRSRKHSIFTIKKQNLYLWGSMLGSLLLTILVIYVPVLSDLFEFQHISLMEFAISMAMAFSIIPIVEIEKVFLRHKK; encoded by the coding sequence ATGGAACCATACTTAAAATCTAAAGAAGAAGTATTAAAAGAGTTGTTGAGCAGTCATGAAGGATTAAGTAAAGAAGAAGCAGAAAAACGTTTACAGGAGCATGGCTATAACCGCTTAAAAGAAGCGAAAAAAGATTCTTTTTTTAAACGTTTGATGAAACAGCTGTCGGATCCTATGATTATTGTGTTGATTGCTGCGGCTGTGGTGTCTGCGATTACATCTGCTTATGCACATGAAAGCTTTGCGGATGTATTTATCATCTTGTTTGTGGTTATTGTGAATGCGATTCTTGGCATGTATCAGGAAAGCAAGGCAGAAAAAGCAATTGAAGCTTTGAAAAAAATGAGCGCTGCGAAAAGCAAAGTATATCGTGATGGGCAATTGTGTGTTGTGCCAAGCGAAGCATTATGCGTAGGCGATGTTATCGCTTTAGAAGCTGGTGATGCTTTGCCTGCGGATGTACGTGTTTTAGAAGCCGCAAGCTTAAAAGTAGAAGAATCTGCGTTAACTGGTGAAAGCGTACCAGTAGAAAAATTTGATCATGTATTAAACAATGATGAAAAAACGATACCATTAGGGGATCGTAAAAATATGATGTATATGGGAAGCAGTGTGGTGTATGGCAGAGGACTGGCTGTTGTGACTGCCATTGGTATGGATAGCGAAATGGGTAAAATCGCCGATGCAATTAATCAAAGCAAAGAAGAAGCGACACCGCTTCAGCTTAAATTAAATCAGCTGTCTAAAATTCTTAGCTATGGTGTGCTGGGCATCTGTGTATTGATATTTGTGTTCGCATTAATGAGAAATCATGATGTATCTGCGCCGGTATTGATCGATACCTTTATGCTGGCAGTATCCCTGGCAGTTGCGGCTATTCCTGAAGGATTAGCTGCGGTGGTAACGGTACAACTTGCGATTGGGGTTACCCGTATGTCAAAACAACATGCGGTTATACGACAATTAACTGCAGTAGAAACATTAGGCTGTACCCAGATCATCTGTTCCGATAAAACAGGTACTCTGACACAAAATAAAATGACAGTGGTCGATCATTATGGAAAAGATGAAGAATTACTGGCATGTGCTATGAGCTTGTGTAGTGATGCACAGGTAAGCGATGATGGTGTAAAAGGAGAACCAACGGAAGTAGCACTTGTGGAATATGGAGAAAAATTCTTCCATAAAAATGATAAACTGAAGGAAATGCCAAGGATCAAGGAAGCACCATTTGATTCTATGCGTAAAATGATGACAACGATTCATGAACAGAGGAATCATACCTATATCCAATTCAGTAAAGGCGCACCGGATGTACTATTATCCAGATGTGATTACTATATAGAGAATAATATGGTAAAACCATTAGATGATATAAAACGTCAGGAAATTATGGCACAGAATAAAGCCTTTGCGGATCAGGCATTACGTGTGCTTGCGGCAGGATATCAGATATATGATACAAAAGAAGCGTTAAAAGATAATGTATTGGATATGGAGCAACATTTGATTTTTATAGGCTTATGTGGCATGATTGATCCTATCCGTGAAGAAGTCAAAGGCGCAATCAGTGAATGTAAACAGGCAGGTATTCGTCCTGTGATGATTACCGGAGATCACATTGATACAGCAGTGGCAATCGCGAAACAATTGGGCATCCTGAAGGATAAATCACAAGCAATCACGGGAGCTCAGCTGGATGAAATGAGCGATGAAGAATTCAAAGAAAAAATTGCCCAATACTGTGTATATGCACGTGTACAGCCAGAACATAAAGTAAGAATTGTAGATGCATGGAAAGCACAGGGAAAAGTCGTTTCCATGTCAGGTGATGGTGTGAATGATGCGCCAAGTATCAAGCGTGCAGATATTGGTGTTGGTATGGGAATCACAGGCACAGATGTTACCAAGAATGTTGCGGATATGGTACTTGCGGATGATAACTTTGCGACAATTGTTTCTGCGGTAGGCGAAGGACGAAGAATTTATGATAATATCAAAAAAGCGATTCAGTTCTTATTGTCCAGCAATATCAGTGAAGTAGTATCCATCTTTACCGCTACCATGCTTGGCTTTACGATTTTAAAACCTGTACATATCTTGTGGGTCAATCTTTTGACAGATACTTTCCCAGCACTTGCTTTAGGTATGGAAGATAAAGAAGACGATATCATGTCACGTCCCCCACGTCCCAAAGAAGAAGGACTATTTGCGGATAAAATGGCATTTGATGTTATCTTTCAGGGTATCATGATTTCTGTGATTACGCTGGTGGCATATTTTGTAGGACATTATATAGAAACTGGGGTATTTGAAATTACGGAAAGTCTGGATGGCATGACTATGGCTTTCCTAACGATGTCTATGACCGAAATTTTCCACTCCTTCAATATGCGTTCAAGAAAGCATTCCATCTTTACCATTAAGAAACAGAATCTGTATTTATGGGGCAGTATGCTTGGCTCTTTATTATTAACGATTTTGGTGATTTATGTACCAGTACTATCTGATTTATTTGAGTTCCAGCATATATCCTTGATGGAATTTGCAATTAGTATGGCAATGGCATTTAGTATCATTCCGATTGTGGAAATTGAAAAAGTTTTCTTAAGACATAAAAAGTAG
- the galE gene encoding UDP-glucose 4-epimerase GalE encodes MKILVTGGTGFIGSHTCVELLEAGHDVVIIDNLYNSQADVIDKIKTITGKDVAFYESDCCDEEALETIFNEHKIDAAIHFAGYKAVGESVAKPIMYYQNNLMSTLALCKVMAKHGCKRLVFSSSATVYGNPKSVPIKEDFPLGPTTNPYGTTKLMIEQILKDLYISDHEWNIALLRYFNPIGAHASGLLGESPNDIPNNLMPYIVKVANKELPYLHVYGNDYPTPDGTGVRDYIHVVDLAKGHVNAVNKVMENIGVDAYNLGTGIGYSVLDVVNAFVKANGVEVPYQIDPRRPGDIAECYASTDKAFKELGWKAEKNLEEMCKDAWHFLETTKR; translated from the coding sequence ATGAAAATTTTAGTAACTGGTGGTACCGGGTTCATCGGAAGCCACACATGTGTAGAATTATTAGAAGCTGGACATGACGTTGTCATCATTGACAACCTGTATAATTCACAGGCAGACGTTATCGATAAAATCAAAACAATTACAGGGAAAGATGTTGCTTTTTATGAAAGTGACTGCTGTGATGAAGAAGCACTGGAAACAATCTTTAACGAACACAAGATTGATGCGGCTATTCACTTTGCAGGATATAAAGCTGTAGGAGAATCTGTCGCAAAACCAATTATGTATTATCAAAACAACCTGATGAGTACCCTTGCTTTATGTAAAGTCATGGCAAAACATGGATGTAAACGTCTAGTATTCTCATCAAGTGCAACAGTTTATGGAAATCCAAAGAGTGTTCCAATTAAGGAAGATTTCCCATTAGGACCTACAACAAATCCTTATGGAACAACAAAATTAATGATCGAACAGATTTTAAAAGATTTATATATTTCAGATCACGAATGGAATATTGCATTGTTACGTTACTTTAATCCAATTGGTGCGCATGCAAGTGGATTATTAGGAGAAAGCCCTAATGATATTCCAAATAATTTGATGCCTTATATCGTAAAAGTAGCAAATAAAGAATTACCATACTTACATGTTTATGGAAACGATTATCCAACACCAGATGGCACAGGTGTACGTGATTATATCCATGTTGTGGATTTAGCAAAAGGCCATGTGAATGCTGTGAATAAAGTGATGGAAAACATTGGTGTGGATGCTTATAATCTGGGTACAGGTATTGGATACAGTGTATTAGATGTTGTAAATGCCTTTGTGAAAGCAAATGGTGTAGAAGTACCATATCAGATTGATCCAAGAAGACCTGGTGATATCGCTGAATGTTATGCAAGTACAGATAAAGCATTCAAAGAATTAGGCTGGAAAGCAGAAAAGAATCTGGAAGAAATGTGTAAAGATGCATGGCATTTCTTAGAAACAACAAAAAGATAA
- a CDS encoding NTP transferase domain-containing protein — protein sequence MNAIILAAGVGHRMINLTKQTNKTLLPIGGVPMIERTIQYLKQAGIEDITVVTGHKKELFMPLKEKYAVQLIYNKKYSVYNSLYSLKLVLNKLEDTFVIHGDVVLFKNFFMRQMNASTLYTIFKNPKGVPMMKIHKDEQYRLKQVEMCSVNERITTFLGICYFTKEDSEMIKKYYETSITEKKLRDYKGELETELLPLLSDRMVVHHVDNRYAMEINVMDDYYQACIKYENFWKP from the coding sequence ATGAATGCAATTATTCTAGCAGCTGGTGTAGGGCATAGAATGATCAATCTGACAAAACAGACCAACAAGACGCTGTTGCCAATTGGCGGTGTTCCAATGATAGAAAGAACCATCCAGTATTTGAAACAGGCGGGTATAGAGGATATCACAGTCGTTACAGGTCATAAAAAAGAGCTGTTTATGCCATTGAAAGAGAAATATGCAGTTCAGCTGATATATAATAAAAAATACTCTGTATACAACAGCTTATATTCACTAAAACTGGTATTGAATAAATTAGAGGACACTTTCGTGATTCATGGAGATGTGGTACTCTTTAAAAACTTTTTTATGCGACAGATGAATGCTTCTACTTTATATACCATTTTCAAGAATCCTAAGGGAGTACCGATGATGAAGATTCACAAGGACGAACAATACCGCTTAAAACAAGTAGAAATGTGTAGTGTGAATGAACGTATTACAACCTTTTTAGGGATTTGTTATTTTACAAAAGAAGATAGTGAAATGATTAAAAAATATTATGAAACTTCGATTACAGAAAAGAAGCTTCGTGATTATAAAGGTGAACTGGAAACTGAATTATTGCCATTGTTGTCAGATCGTATGGTGGTTCATCATGTGGATAATCGTTATGCAATGGAAATCAATGTCATGGATGATTATTATCAGGCATGTATCAAATATGAAAATTTTTGGAAACCTTAA
- the rplK gene encoding 50S ribosomal protein L11: MSKKVAKICKLQFPAGGARPGPALASAGINMPQFCSAFNDATKDRAGDMVPVIITAYEDKSFDFVLKTTPASIMIKKAANIKKAAGDQKVKAGKITVDQLREIAEYKMPDLNANDVEAAMRIVAGTARNMGVEVEGFEG, from the coding sequence GTGAGTAAAAAAGTTGCAAAGATTTGTAAACTACAGTTCCCAGCAGGAGGAGCTAGACCAGGACCAGCGCTTGCATCAGCAGGTATCAACATGCCACAGTTCTGTTCAGCATTTAACGATGCTACGAAGGACCGTGCAGGAGATATGGTTCCAGTTATCATTACTGCATACGAAGACAAAAGTTTTGATTTCGTATTAAAAACAACACCAGCATCAATTATGATCAAGAAAGCTGCTAATATCAAAAAGGCTGCTGGAGATCAGAAAGTAAAAGCTGGAAAAATTACTGTTGACCAGTTACGTGAAATTGCAGAATACAAAATGCCAGACTTAAACGCTAATGATGTTGAAGCTGCTATGCGCATTGTTGCAGGTACAGCTAGAAACATGGGTGTTGAAGTTGAAGGTTTTGAAGGTTAA